A region of Neovison vison isolate M4711 chromosome 7, ASM_NN_V1, whole genome shotgun sequence DNA encodes the following proteins:
- the LOC122914309 gene encoding transcription initiation factor IIB-like produces MASTSRLDALPRVMCPNHPDAILVEDYRAGDMICPECGLVVGNRVIDVGSEWRTFSNDNATKDPSRVGDSQNPLLSDGDLSTMIGKGTGAASFDEFGNSKYQNRRTMSSSDRAMMNAFKEITTMADRINLLRNIVDRTNNLFKQVYEQKSLKGRANDAIASACLYIACRQEGVPRTFKEICAVSRISKKEIGRFFKLILKALETSVDLITTGDFMSRFCSNLCLPKQAQMAATHIAHKVVGLDLVPERSLISVVAAAIYMASQASAEKRTQKEIGDIAGVADVTIRQSYRLIYPRAPDLFPTDFKFDTPVDKLPQL; encoded by the coding sequence ATGGCATCTACCAGCCGCTTGGATGCTCTTCCAAGAGTCATGTGTCCAAACCATCCAGATGCAATTTTAGTGGAGGATTACAGAGCTGGTGATATGATCTGTCCAGAATGTGGCCTCGTTGTAGGTAACCGGGTCATCGATGTGGGGTCTGAATGGAGAACTTTCAGCAATGATAATGCAACAAAAGATCCATCCCGAGTTGGAGACTCTCAGAATCCTCTTCTGAGTGATGGAGATTTGTCTACTATGATTGGCAAGGGTACAGGAGCTGCAAGTTTTGATGAATTTGGCAATTCTAAGTACCAAAATCGGAGAACAATGAGCAGTTCTGATCGTGCAATGAtgaatgctttcaaagaaatcaCTACTATGGCAGACAGAATCAACCTCCTTCGGAATATAGTTGATCGaacaaataatttattcaagCAAGTGTATGAACAGAAGAGCCTGAAGGGCAGAGCTAATGATGCTATAGCCTCCGCTTGTCTCTATATCGCCTGTAGACAAGAAGGGGTTCCTAggacatttaaagaaatatgcGCTGTGTCACGAATTTCTAAGAAAGAAATTGGtagattttttaaacttattttgaaGGCTTTAGAGACCAGCGTGGATTTGATTACAACTGGGGACTTCATGTCCAGGTTTTGTTCCAACCTTTGTCTCCCTAAACAAGCGCAGATGGCAGCTACACATATAGCCCATAAAGTTGTGGGACTGGACTTGGTTCCTGAAAGGAGCCTGATTTCTGTGGTGGCAGCAGCCATTTACATGGCTTCACAAGCATCAGCTGAGAAGAGGACCCAAAAAGAAATTGGAGATATTGCTGGTGTTGCTGATGTTACAATCAGACAGTCCTACAGGCTAATCTATCCTCGAGCCCCAGATCTGTTTCCTACAGACTTCAAATTTGACACCCCTGTGGACAAACTACCACAGCTGTAA